One genomic window of Lagenorhynchus albirostris chromosome 17, mLagAlb1.1, whole genome shotgun sequence includes the following:
- the ATP6V1C1 gene encoding V-type proton ATPase subunit C 1, giving the protein MTEFWLISAPGEKTCQQTWEKLHAATTKNNNLAATSKFNIPDLKVGTLDVLVGLSDELAKLDAFVEGVVKKVAQYMADVLEDSKDKVQENLLANGVDLVTYITRFQWDMAKYPIKQSLKNISEIIAKGVTQIDNDLKSRASAYNNLKGNLQNLERKNAGSLLTRSLAEIVKKDDFVLDSEYLVTLLVVVPKLNHNDWIKQYETLAEMVVPRSSNVLSEDQDSYLCNVTLFRKAVDDFRHKARENKFIVRDFQYNEEEMKADKEEMNRLSTDKKKQFGPLVRWLKVNFSEAFIAWIHVKALRVFVESVLRYGLPVNFQAMLLQPNKKTMKKLREVLYELYKHLDSSAAAIIDAPMDIPGLNLSQQEYYPYVYYKIDCNLLEFK; this is encoded by the exons ATGACTGAGTTCTGGCTTATATCAGCTCCTGGGGAGAAAACATGTCAGCAAACATGGGAGAAATTGCATGCGGCAACTACGAAGAACAACAATCTTGCAGCTACTTCAAAGTTCAACATTCCTGACTTAAAG GTTGGCACACTCGATGTCTTGGTTGGTTTGTCGGATGAACTGGCTAAACTGGATGCATTTGTAGAAGG ggTGGTTAAGAAAGTGGCTCAGTATATGGCTGACGTATTGGAGGATAGTAAAGATAAAGTTCAGGAGAATTTGTTGGCCAATGGAG TTGACTTGGTTACTTATATAACAAGGTTTCAATGGGACATGGCTAAATATCCAATCAAGCAGTCcctgaaaaatatttctgaaataattgcCAAG ggAGTGACTCAGATTGACAATGACCTGAAATCTCGAGCATCCGCATATAACAACCTGAAAGGGAATCTTCAGAATTTGGAACGAAAGAATGC agGAAGTTTGCTAACTAGAAGTCTAGcagaaattgtgaagaaggatgACTTTGTTCTTGACTCAGAGTATCTCGTCACATTACTGGTCGTGGTTCCCAA GTTAAACCACAATGACTGGATTAAGCAGTATGAAACATTAGCTGAAATGGTAGTTCCAAGGTCTAGCAA TGTTCTCTCAGAGGACCAAGACAGTTACCTGTGTAATGTCACCTTGTTTAGGAAGGCAGTTGATGACTTCAGACACAAAGCCAGGGAAAACAa ATTCATCGTTCGTGACTTCCAGTATAATGAAGAGGAGATGAAAGcagacaaagaagaaatgaacaggcTTTCTACCGACAAGAAAAAGCAATTT gGACCACTTGTACGGTGGCTGAAAGTGAATTTCAGTGAGGCGTTTATTGCGTGGATTCATGTAAAAGCGTTGAGGGTTTTTGTTGAGTCTGTTTTGAG GTATGGCTTGCCAGTGAACTTCCAAGCAATGCTCCTTCAGCCCAAtaagaaaacaatgaagaaacTAAGAGAAGTATTATATGAATTGTATAAACATCTAGATAGCAGTGCAGCAGCTATTATTGAT GCTCCTATGGATATTCCAGGCTTAAACCTGAGTCAACAGGAATATTACCCCTATGTGTACTACAAGATCGATTGCAACTTGCTGGAATTCAAGTAA